ATCTTTTGAGCTTTGTGGGGCTTGTTTTTAAACCTCCTCCTTTGAACAATACTCTAATAGGAGTGGGTCAGCTCAGCAGCATCTTGTGCACAAGGGAGCTCATCCAGCTGTACCCCGAGAGCCGAGACCGTTGCTGAACTCTAACATCTTCAGCCAGTGTAAATCTggaggatttttgttttgccacATAAACCAGCCCCAGTTTGCACAGATTTTGCCAGCTGAAATTTATTCTACACGATTCAAGATAACCTGAGTGGCAAAACTGAAGTTTCCGGGCAGGTAATGTTTGAGCTGCTTGCCAGTCATTTTGCTTGgcagaaaatacatattttactggaaaaaagaagtcatGTTCCTCAGCGCTTAGGCTGTGAAAGCTCCCTGGGCAGCTCTTCAGCAGGGTGGGGTTTTGGGAGGCTGAGGTACAGAGTTGGTTTCAGGCAGTCTGGGTCCCGTTGCCAGCTTTGCCCGTGGCTCTCCGTGATGGCGTAGCTCCTTATCGGAGATAGCAGATGCCGAGACTTGGAAACTCCTGACCCTTTGGTTGGCCTAAATCGGTGCGCTCAGCTGGCTGCACAGACCTCTTTGAGCAGAGGATGATGGTGAGGTCAGGGTACCAGAGGGttctatatttttcttgaacctaaggaaaaaacccttcccGCATCCCCTTCCCGCACAATCAGGTGCTTCATTGGTGTCTCCCCTCGCAGGGCTGTGCAATGGCTCAAGATCGTGTCCTTGGGGCTGGGACCTGGTAACTGGTACCGGCAAAGAATTGGCTGGAGAGCATTTGCAAAGTGTGATTTTAGCAGAACCACCCACCCCACAccaggaaggcagggcagggatggcGTGGACAGccatccccacagcagcagggagagacTCTGACCCTGGATCTGCCCGGCTGCGGTGCTCGTACTGGTCCGAGCTGGGTTTCTGCAGGGAAGTGGGGCCTCTCTGTGGTTTTTGGCTCTCTGAGGTGTTTCGTTTCAGCCTGGGGGAAGCGCCCGGCGTGttggcagggctgctgctcctctgcagtcCCCCCGCCTGAGTGGAAAGCGGAGAGCTGCGCCGAGGGCTGCCCCGTCCCTCCATACTGCGCCCACTTACGGCAGGTGGCCTTGAGCTAtgtgtggtggtgtttgtggCAGGTAGCCTTGGGCTACCCTGGGCCAGAGAGTTCTCCTAGCTCTGCGTCGCTTCTGCCGCTTCCCAGCAAGTGCTGGATAAAGATGCAGGAATTTTTGACTGTCTAAACAGCTCTGGAggataaggaggaaaaaaaaaaagaaaaagatttctggGTTGGTGAGTTAGATAAATATCCTGGAGTGCACATCTATGAACCAGCAAAGAAATGAACATGGGGAACTCAGTGTCAGGAACCGTGACTCGTATTTAACTTGGATTAACTATTTATTGACTTTTAGTTAATACCAGCAGTGCGCTGTCTCCCTCCCGCCGCTGTGCAGCTCTGCACATGCTTTCTGCAGCTCGAGGCAGGGTGGAACTAAACTGAAGGGATGGTCAGCAAggtgagggaaggggagggagcaggTTGAGGGGGGACACACGGGACTCGGCAGAGGCAGGacaagggctggagcagctgacCTAGGGTGCTGCTTCATTTCTGGAAGTTGGTGGGCAGCACCAAGGTCAAGACACGGTGTGCTAAAAACAGGGACAAAGCACGGGTGGAATCAGGTAGAGTCTTGATGGAATTGGTGAAATAAGATGCTGTGTGTGTCAAAAAGGCATCGAGTAaatgcagcagctcctgctggagaTTCCTGTTTGCCTTCTCAGCTGGCAGAAGCATCCTGACCCATCTCTTCGTGTGTTACCTACTTCGTATGTGCCTGTTTTCTCCAAATCAATGTTCCTGCACTGCGCTTTGCCTCTGCGTATCCAGTACATTTGCAccctggcaaaggcaaacctgACCTTGCCACAAACGTGTggttctctctcctcttttagCAGCGTCGCCCGTAAGCTGAAAAACTGGCCAGcacaatgggaaaaaaacagaacaagaagaaaGTGGAAGAGGTCttagaggaagaggaggaggagtatGTGGTGGAGAAGGTCCTGGATCGGCGAGTGGTAAAGGGCAAAGTGGAATACCTGCTGAAGTGGAAAGGCTTCTCAGAGTAagtgcctccctgcctgcctgctgctgctgggtgggtgctgggCTGCTCTGGCACAAGCATCTCTTCTGCCTGTGGCTCCTGAAGGCTCTCCGGGCAGGTGGCTCAGTCTCCCTGCAcctctccttctctggaaaatgGAGCTAGCAGGCTGAAGGCAGCCATAATGACTAAAATGGCAGTGCTAAATGCCTCGAGCTTTAATCAGGGGGATGAGAGCACAGCCTAGGTGAGAAAGTCCTGTTCCTGTCTTGCAACAGGCTGTGCAGTGCCCTGGTGTGGGGCTTCCCCCCTTTAAACCTAGTGTGAAACAAGCAGCCAGATAAAATGAATTGTGTTTCTCTCCTGAGAAGGGAAATAACTGCCCTGCCCTCAGGCACCCCTGCCTGGATCAGGGCAGGGACCTGTTCCATGGGGTGAGGACACCCACATCCAGactgctgcttctctcagcATCTCCACATGACCTGGTGCCCAGGACTTTTCTGGGCAGGGAAAGCTGCAGCAAGCTGCCTGTGCATAAAACTCAGCTGTTGTCTTTGATTGCAGTGAAGATAACACATGGGAGCCAGAGGAGAACCTCGACTGCCCAGACCTCATTGCAGAGTTCCTTCAGTCCCAGAAAACTGCACATGAGAGCGAGAAGTCTGAGGGCAGCAAACGCAAAGCCGAGTCTGACACGGAGGATAAAGGGGAGGAGagcaaaccaaagaaaaagaaggaagaggtgaGGCAGGGTGGGGTTTCTGTGCTCACCTCCCGATCC
The DNA window shown above is from Phalacrocorax aristotelis chromosome 23, bGulAri2.1, whole genome shotgun sequence and carries:
- the CBX1 gene encoding chromobox protein homolog 1 → MGKKQNKKKVEEVLEEEEEEYVVEKVLDRRVVKGKVEYLLKWKGFSDEDNTWEPEENLDCPDLIAEFLQSQKTAHESEKSEGSKRKAESDTEDKGEESKPKKKKEESEKPRGFARGFEPERIIGATDSSGELMFLMKWKNSDEADLVPAKEANIKCPQVVISFYEERLTWHSYPSEDDDKKEDKN